The following proteins are co-located in the Desulfomicrobium macestii genome:
- a CDS encoding M48 family metallopeptidase, producing the protein MHWQSIPVTVTRSHRARKVWLKMRSCQGLEIVLPYRVSTSEVPAILERHQKWIQSHLAQLSARNEAPGQNPLPEAVELPFLGRAYRVQYETGPRTRLAVTGDMLRIFLPQGETLAGALVLQRWLVEMGKVNLAPLCRDLAAAHGVGISGVRVRNQQGRWGSCSARFGISLNAKLLFLRQELARHVILHELCHVEHRNHGPAFRSALRKLDPLTVSHESEIRRAWDELPGWSKLCAKGG; encoded by the coding sequence ATGCACTGGCAATCCATTCCCGTCACAGTTACCCGCAGCCATCGCGCGCGCAAGGTCTGGCTCAAGATGCGCTCGTGTCAGGGCCTTGAGATAGTCTTGCCCTACCGCGTCTCGACCTCCGAAGTTCCGGCCATTCTCGAACGTCATCAAAAGTGGATTCAGAGCCATCTGGCCCAGCTGTCGGCCCGCAATGAAGCCCCGGGGCAAAATCCGTTGCCCGAGGCCGTCGAGCTTCCATTTCTGGGTCGCGCCTACCGCGTTCAGTACGAAACAGGGCCCCGGACCAGGCTTGCGGTCACCGGGGACATGCTTCGAATTTTCCTGCCGCAAGGAGAGACACTTGCAGGCGCGCTTGTTCTGCAGCGCTGGCTCGTGGAGATGGGCAAAGTCAATTTGGCACCCTTGTGCCGGGATCTTGCGGCGGCGCATGGAGTGGGTATAAGCGGGGTGCGGGTGCGCAACCAGCAGGGACGATGGGGAAGCTGTTCCGCGCGTTTCGGGATCAGTCTCAACGCCAAGCTGCTTTTTTTGCGGCAGGAGCTGGCGAGACATGTGATTCTGCACGAGCTCTGTCATGTGGAGCATCGCAACCACGGCCCCGCATTCCGGTCCGCCTTGCGCAAGCTCGATCCGCTCACGGTCAGTCATGAATCCGAAATTCGCAGGGCATGGGACGAGCTTCCGGGCTGGTCCAAGCTGTGCGCCAAGGGCGGGTGA
- a CDS encoding PEP/pyruvate-binding domain-containing protein — MAESDKKSSKKKADTYAEAATPPAVIEQIQKQLILTGKDIATIGEDAELLVGGKNYNTAIISTIEGIRAPQFRAVSSIAFHKLLDETKVNAALVRTSVDKAYDSMDWTDAEINKDSEFLQKFVRKIALDVKEAAKKQEGTLIRLRTFINNVVEGFAVSPEGIDQLRKRSVLVQAAILSVDLPKDVADAVRGAYLEICKEAGLENEPVAVRSSAAGEDSRKKAFAGLQDTYLNIVGENYVVQAYHWDCASAYNLRSMTYRREAILDAVAKAEQTGDDSIGVKAKQEWAIENTSLSVCIMRMINPVISGTAFSADTSTGCRGTTRQDLVSIDASYGLGEAVVSGLVTPDKFYVFQREDGQEIVIRYMGCKDKRIIYKESGRGTKVEAVAEDMAYRWSLSLAQAESVAKGVRCISKGYGGMIMDSEFCIDQWDRLWFVQARPETRWNEDLEHHPHTIFMRRKEVDPDAAKDAEVLLEGNGASRGAGQGLVRYLRSALELNKINKGNILAAERTDPDMVPGMRIAAAIMADAGGDTSHAAITSRELGIPAVIGIKRLEKLRTLDNHEVTVDGSRGKVYRGLLPLVDVGGEIDVSKLPATKTKVGLILADVGQSLFLSRLRDVPDFEVGLLRAEFMLGNIGVHPLALEAYDLGTLESVVGTKVEFLENDLTKIVFEQMAAGIISLDIKLRSYVGIVTGLARKMEELTEREGAKGTDEVLAIHRQLRELDKKLDEHLEFATQRFEVLKTSHNLRDHVAVIMGYADELELLGADPQSQRRRLEIQDSIAKDVARIERDPVIVSTLEKISAMREDVAKKVGLQQEMDNVRTLPEKIQEILKSRGYRSGKELYIQSLAQGLALFSMAFHGKTIVYRTTDYKTNEYRNLLGGLLFEGHEDNPMLGYRGVSRNIHDWELEAFKLARGAFGGANLHLMLPFVRTLEEARSMKRYLGQVHNIHSGDNGLKIILMSEIPSNAVLAKEFIKEFDGFSIGSNDMTQLVLGTDRDNARLRHIYDEEDPAVVWAILTTIFTGQKFGKKVGFCGQGVSNSKIIRGLVCIAGIVSASVVPDTYQQTKFDVAEVEAENIPLAGLGAWLQEQHLERLHMLLAENRYEHILKKNTSGPDLMDWYEGELARLHEQLQSNLGSVKEDFYRQELASFRSIFHKPVIYSNWDWETTVLDALHQAGFSDYDEQVKALATQRENIW; from the coding sequence ATGGCTGAGAGCGACAAGAAGAGTTCCAAGAAGAAAGCCGATACGTACGCGGAGGCCGCCACGCCTCCCGCAGTGATAGAGCAGATTCAAAAGCAGCTCATCCTGACCGGCAAGGATATCGCGACGATTGGCGAAGATGCCGAGCTTCTGGTCGGCGGCAAGAATTACAACACCGCCATCATCAGCACTATAGAAGGCATCCGGGCTCCGCAATTTCGGGCCGTCTCCTCCATCGCCTTCCATAAACTTCTCGATGAGACAAAGGTCAACGCCGCCCTGGTCCGCACCTCGGTGGACAAGGCTTACGATTCCATGGACTGGACCGATGCCGAGATCAACAAGGATTCGGAATTTCTGCAGAAGTTCGTTCGCAAGATCGCCCTGGATGTGAAGGAGGCCGCCAAGAAGCAGGAGGGCACCCTGATCCGGCTGCGCACCTTCATCAACAACGTGGTGGAAGGCTTCGCCGTTTCACCCGAGGGTATCGATCAGCTGCGCAAGAGATCCGTGCTCGTGCAGGCCGCAATCCTGTCCGTGGACCTGCCCAAGGACGTGGCTGACGCCGTGCGCGGAGCCTACCTTGAGATCTGCAAGGAGGCGGGCCTTGAGAACGAGCCTGTCGCCGTGCGCTCTTCGGCAGCCGGCGAGGACAGCCGCAAGAAGGCCTTTGCCGGATTGCAGGACACCTACCTGAACATTGTCGGCGAGAACTATGTCGTGCAGGCCTACCACTGGGACTGCGCTTCCGCCTACAACCTGCGCTCCATGACCTACCGGCGCGAGGCCATCCTCGATGCCGTGGCCAAGGCCGAGCAGACCGGCGACGACTCCATCGGCGTCAAGGCCAAACAGGAGTGGGCCATCGAGAACACTTCCCTGTCCGTGTGCATCATGCGCATGATCAACCCCGTCATTTCCGGAACGGCCTTTTCCGCCGACACCTCCACCGGATGCCGGGGCACAACGCGTCAGGATCTCGTTTCCATCGACGCCAGCTACGGTCTTGGCGAAGCGGTGGTCAGCGGCCTGGTCACGCCCGACAAGTTTTACGTTTTCCAGCGTGAGGACGGTCAGGAAATCGTCATCCGCTACATGGGCTGCAAGGACAAGCGCATCATCTACAAGGAATCCGGACGCGGCACCAAGGTCGAGGCCGTGGCCGAGGACATGGCCTACCGTTGGTCCCTGTCCCTGGCTCAGGCCGAGTCCGTGGCCAAGGGCGTGCGCTGCATCAGCAAGGGTTACGGCGGCATGATCATGGATTCGGAGTTCTGCATCGATCAGTGGGATCGTCTCTGGTTCGTGCAGGCCCGTCCCGAGACCCGCTGGAACGAAGACCTTGAGCACCATCCGCACACCATTTTCATGCGCCGCAAGGAAGTCGATCCCGACGCCGCCAAGGACGCCGAAGTGCTCCTCGAAGGCAACGGAGCGTCCCGTGGCGCCGGCCAGGGTTTGGTACGCTACCTGCGCTCCGCCCTGGAGCTGAACAAGATCAACAAGGGCAACATCCTGGCCGCCGAACGCACCGATCCGGACATGGTGCCCGGCATGCGCATCGCGGCGGCCATCATGGCCGACGCGGGCGGTGACACCAGCCATGCCGCCATCACCTCGCGCGAGCTTGGCATCCCGGCGGTCATTGGCATCAAGCGTCTTGAGAAACTGCGCACCCTGGACAACCACGAAGTGACCGTGGACGGCTCCCGGGGCAAGGTTTACCGTGGTCTGCTGCCGCTTGTCGACGTGGGCGGCGAGATAGACGTGAGCAAGCTGCCGGCCACCAAGACCAAGGTCGGTCTCATTCTGGCCGACGTGGGGCAGTCCCTGTTCCTGTCCCGGCTGCGCGATGTGCCCGACTTCGAAGTGGGCCTGCTGCGTGCCGAGTTCATGCTCGGCAACATCGGCGTGCATCCCCTGGCCCTTGAAGCCTACGACCTGGGCACCCTGGAGTCCGTGGTCGGTACCAAGGTCGAATTTCTCGAGAACGACCTGACCAAGATCGTCTTCGAGCAGATGGCCGCGGGCATCATCTCGCTGGACATCAAGTTGCGCAGTTACGTGGGCATCGTCACGGGGCTGGCCCGCAAGATGGAAGAATTGACCGAGAGGGAAGGGGCCAAGGGCACCGATGAGGTGCTGGCCATCCATCGCCAGCTGCGCGAGTTGGACAAGAAGCTTGACGAGCACCTGGAGTTCGCGACCCAGCGTTTCGAAGTGCTCAAGACGTCGCACAATCTAAGGGATCATGTCGCGGTCATCATGGGCTATGCCGATGAGCTGGAGCTGCTTGGGGCCGATCCCCAGTCCCAGCGCCGGCGTCTGGAGATTCAGGACTCCATCGCCAAGGACGTGGCTCGCATCGAACGCGATCCGGTCATCGTCAGCACCCTGGAAAAGATCTCGGCCATGCGCGAAGACGTGGCCAAGAAAGTCGGCCTGCAGCAGGAGATGGACAATGTCCGCACCCTGCCCGAGAAAATCCAGGAGATCCTCAAGTCTCGCGGCTATCGCAGCGGCAAGGAGCTCTACATCCAGAGCCTGGCCCAGGGTCTGGCCCTCTTCTCCATGGCCTTCCACGGCAAGACCATCGTCTACCGCACCACTGACTACAAAACCAACGAATATCGCAATCTGCTCGGCGGGTTGCTCTTCGAGGGCCATGAAGACAATCCCATGCTCGGATATCGCGGCGTGTCCCGCAACATCCATGACTGGGAGCTGGAGGCCTTCAAGCTGGCGCGTGGCGCATTCGGCGGCGCCAATTTGCATCTGATGCTGCCCTTCGTGCGCACCCTTGAAGAAGCACGCTCCATGAAGCGTTATCTGGGTCAGGTGCACAACATTCACTCCGGCGACAACGGCCTGAAGATCATCCTCATGTCCGAGATCCCGAGCAATGCCGTGCTGGCCAAGGAATTCATCAAGGAGTTCGACGGCTTCTCCATCGGTTCCAACGACATGACCCAGCTGGTCCTCGGCACGGACCGCGACAACGCGCGGCTGCGCCACATCTACGACGAGGAAGACCCGGCCGTGGTCTGGGCCATCCTGACCACCATCTTCACCGGGCAGAAGTTCGGCAAGAAGGTCGGATTCTGCGGGCAGGGCGTATCCAATTCCAAGATCATCCGTGGTCTCGTGTGCATCGCCGGCATCGTATCGGCTTCCGTCGTGCCCGACACCTACCAGCAGACCAAGTTCGACGTGGCCGAGGTGGAAGCCGAGAACATCCCGCTCGCGGGTCTGGGCGCCTGGCTTCAGGAACAGCACCTGGAACGCCTGCACATGCTCTTGGCCGAAAACCGTTACGAGCACATCCTCAAGAAGAACACCTCCGGTCCCGACCTCATGGACTGGTATGAAGGGGAGTTGGCCCGTCTGCACGAGCAGTTGCAGTCCAACCTGGGCAGCGTGAAAGAGGACTTCTACCGCCAGGAGCTGGCCTCCTTCCGCAGCATCTTCCACAAGCCGGTCATCTATTCCAACTGGGATTGGGAAACCACGGTGCTCGATGCCCTGCATCAGGCCGGATTCTCGGACTATGACGAGCAAGTCAAAGCCCTGGCGACTCAACGCGAAAACATCTGGTAA
- a CDS encoding pyruvate carboxylase, with protein MCSQTPRSFEEVAREIRGKKILVANRGIPARRIVRSIKEVFQGVPMITATDVDKTAPFTSGAHALLHLGENSRAYLDIDKIIALAKARGVAAIHPGWGFASEDDSFPSKCADAGIIFIGPTSEAMRLLGNKVQVRTLAQKLGIPVVPGSEGAVSVEEAKTVAAEIGLPVMLKAEGGGGGRGIYEVFSQDQLADAFIKASTLAQASFGNPRLYVERLLTSIRHIEIQVIADKYGNVFAFDERDCTVQRNHQKLVEITPSPWPGMTEELREKLKDYSRQLVRAVGYHSLCTVEFLVDSEGRAYLIEVNTRLQVEHGITECRYGIDLVEEQIAVAFGAELRLNQENCTPKSHAIQVRVNCEDPQNDFSPNAGRITRYMSPGGPGVRVDSCVCGGYEFPSQYDSAASLLIAYGPQWGKVLGIMERALDEYIIGGIKTTIHFHRQIIAHPRFRAGEYDTKFVASAPELMIYMDKESEAVRLSRLVAEISAHGYNPHVKLGEYRTKDGKRMDAFKPSLPGIEPDYYEYPYPRGDRDATLAYLRDSDHVHFSDTTTRDITQSNSGNRFRLAEDRIIGPYLDNCGFFSLENGGGAHFHVAMLANMTYPFSEAREWNEFAPKTLKQILIRSTNVLGYKPQPRNIMRRTGEMICEHYDVIRCFDFLNHIENMRPFAEVALNSRKNIWEPAISLSFAKGFDVPHYLGVVQEIIDMTAQVAGCSKKKAERLIILGLKDMAGVCPPIFMTELVSAIRKSYPELVIHSHRHYTDGLFVPAMAAAAKAGAHIVDAAIGAAVRWYGQGEVLSTAAYIEELGLKTNLNKDMIRTTGFVLKQIMPYYDRYTAPHFQGIDYDVIEHGMPGGATSSSQEGAMKQGYIHLLPFMLKFLAGIRKIVRYHDVTPGSQITWNTAFLAVTGAYKRGGRRGVRRLLAVLDQVVTVPEEMLTDETRAERLKIYQDANDAFRDLLLGKFGRLPLGFPPDWVYESAFGPEYRDAISRRTESSPLTTLLDIDVPKEQQGLAEHIGRIPTDEELVMYLNHPGDALNTIKFVGKYGDCNRLPLHVWFEGLKAGDEVMFKDSQGKHHVLTLQHISRPDDHGMSLVSYSLDSESFSMQVKVAEASGKDDSGLEMADSRNPYHVGSPSSGDLWVVHVKPGDMVKKGEELFNISIMKQEKSILAPVDGMVGRVLKFADYQEDKKMVPVKEGELLVELVPAPRKCPTCSAPVTRDDFKFCPSCGQKV; from the coding sequence ATGTGTTCGCAGACTCCCCGCAGTTTTGAAGAAGTGGCCCGGGAGATCCGGGGCAAAAAGATTCTTGTCGCCAATCGCGGCATTCCCGCCAGAAGAATCGTTCGTTCCATCAAGGAAGTTTTTCAGGGCGTGCCCATGATCACGGCCACGGATGTGGACAAGACAGCCCCCTTTACCTCCGGCGCCCACGCACTCCTTCATCTCGGGGAGAACTCGCGTGCGTACCTCGACATCGACAAGATAATCGCCCTGGCCAAGGCGCGGGGCGTCGCGGCCATCCATCCCGGATGGGGCTTTGCCTCCGAGGACGACTCCTTTCCTTCCAAATGCGCCGATGCCGGAATCATTTTCATCGGACCCACCTCGGAGGCCATGCGTCTGCTGGGCAACAAGGTTCAGGTCCGCACCCTGGCCCAGAAGCTGGGCATCCCCGTGGTGCCGGGTTCCGAGGGCGCCGTTTCCGTTGAAGAAGCCAAGACGGTGGCCGCCGAAATAGGGTTGCCGGTCATGCTCAAGGCCGAGGGCGGCGGCGGCGGACGAGGGATTTACGAAGTTTTCAGCCAGGATCAGTTGGCCGACGCCTTCATCAAGGCCTCGACCCTGGCCCAGGCCTCCTTCGGCAATCCGCGCCTGTACGTGGAGCGCCTGCTGACCTCCATCAGACATATCGAGATTCAGGTCATCGCCGACAAGTACGGCAATGTCTTCGCCTTCGACGAACGCGACTGCACCGTGCAGCGCAACCACCAGAAACTGGTCGAGATCACTCCCTCTCCCTGGCCGGGCATGACCGAGGAGCTGCGTGAAAAGCTCAAGGATTACTCGCGCCAGCTGGTACGCGCGGTGGGATACCATTCCCTGTGCACCGTGGAGTTTCTGGTCGATTCCGAGGGCCGCGCCTATCTCATCGAGGTCAACACCCGCCTGCAGGTCGAGCACGGCATCACCGAGTGCCGCTATGGCATCGATCTGGTGGAAGAGCAGATCGCCGTGGCTTTCGGCGCCGAGCTGCGCCTGAACCAGGAGAACTGCACGCCCAAGAGCCACGCCATCCAGGTCCGCGTCAACTGCGAGGATCCGCAGAACGATTTCTCGCCCAACGCCGGACGCATCACCCGGTACATGTCTCCGGGCGGTCCCGGCGTGCGCGTGGATTCATGCGTCTGCGGCGGGTACGAGTTTCCCTCCCAGTACGATTCGGCGGCTTCCCTGCTCATCGCCTACGGCCCGCAGTGGGGCAAGGTGCTTGGCATCATGGAGAGGGCCCTGGACGAGTACATCATCGGCGGGATCAAGACCACCATCCATTTTCATCGCCAGATCATCGCGCATCCGCGCTTCCGCGCCGGAGAGTACGACACCAAGTTCGTGGCCAGCGCTCCGGAGCTCATGATCTACATGGACAAGGAGTCCGAGGCCGTGCGCCTGTCCCGCCTGGTGGCCGAGATTTCCGCGCACGGGTACAACCCGCACGTCAAGCTCGGGGAATACCGGACCAAGGACGGCAAGCGCATGGACGCCTTCAAGCCTTCGCTGCCGGGCATCGAGCCGGACTATTACGAATATCCCTATCCGCGTGGCGACAGGGACGCGACCCTTGCCTACCTCCGTGATTCCGATCACGTCCATTTCTCGGACACGACCACCCGCGACATCACCCAGTCCAACTCGGGCAACCGTTTCCGACTGGCCGAAGATCGCATCATTGGCCCCTATCTCGACAACTGCGGTTTCTTTTCGCTGGAGAACGGCGGCGGGGCGCATTTTCATGTCGCCATGCTCGCCAACATGACCTACCCCTTCAGCGAAGCCCGTGAATGGAACGAGTTCGCGCCCAAGACCCTGAAGCAGATCCTCATCCGCTCCACCAACGTGCTCGGATACAAGCCGCAGCCGCGCAACATCATGCGTCGCACCGGCGAGATGATCTGCGAGCACTACGACGTCATTCGCTGTTTCGATTTTCTCAATCACATCGAAAATATGCGCCCCTTCGCCGAGGTGGCCCTGAATTCCAGGAAAAACATCTGGGAACCGGCCATCTCCCTGTCCTTCGCCAAGGGCTTTGACGTGCCCCATTATCTGGGCGTGGTGCAGGAGATCATCGACATGACCGCCCAGGTGGCGGGCTGTTCCAAGAAGAAGGCCGAACGACTGATCATCCTGGGCCTCAAGGACATGGCCGGTGTCTGTCCCCCAATATTCATGACCGAGCTGGTTTCGGCCATCCGCAAGAGCTATCCCGAACTGGTCATCCATTCGCATCGCCACTACACCGACGGCCTCTTCGTGCCCGCGATGGCGGCGGCGGCCAAGGCCGGCGCGCATATCGTGGACGCGGCCATCGGCGCGGCCGTGCGCTGGTACGGTCAGGGCGAGGTTCTCTCCACGGCGGCCTACATCGAAGAGCTGGGGCTGAAGACAAATCTCAACAAAGACATGATCCGCACCACGGGTTTCGTGCTCAAGCAGATCATGCCTTACTACGACCGCTACACGGCTCCGCACTTCCAGGGCATCGACTACGACGTCATCGAGCACGGCATGCCCGGCGGCGCGACGTCCTCGTCCCAGGAAGGGGCCATGAAGCAGGGCTACATCCATCTGCTGCCGTTCATGCTCAAGTTCCTGGCCGGAATCCGCAAGATCGTGCGCTACCATGACGTCACGCCCGGTTCCCAGATCACCTGGAACACAGCGTTTCTGGCCGTGACCGGCGCCTACAAGCGCGGCGGACGCCGTGGAGTGCGCAGGCTTCTGGCGGTGCTCGACCAGGTCGTGACCGTGCCCGAGGAAATGCTGACGGATGAAACCCGTGCCGAGCGCCTGAAGATCTACCAGGATGCCAACGACGCGTTCCGCGATCTGCTTCTGGGCAAGTTCGGACGCCTGCCCTTGGGCTTTCCGCCGGACTGGGTCTATGAGTCCGCCTTCGGTCCCGAATACCGTGACGCCATTTCCCGGCGCACCGAGTCCTCTCCGCTGACGACGCTGCTGGACATCGACGTGCCCAAGGAGCAGCAGGGCCTGGCCGAGCACATCGGCCGGATTCCCACAGACGAGGAACTGGTCATGTATCTGAACCATCCGGGCGACGCCCTGAACACCATCAAATTCGTGGGCAAATACGGAGACTGCAACCGTCTGCCCCTGCATGTCTGGTTCGAAGGCCTCAAAGCCGGGGACGAAGTCATGTTCAAGGACAGCCAGGGCAAGCATCATGTCCTGACCCTGCAGCATATCTCGCGTCCGGACGACCATGGCATGAGCCTTGTTTCCTATTCCCTGGACTCCGAATCCTTCTCCATGCAGGTCAAGGTGGCCGAGGCCTCGGGCAAGGATGACTCCGGTCTGGAAATGGCCGATTCCCGCAATCCGTATCATGTGGGTTCGCCGTCCAGCGGTGACTTGTGGGTCGTGCACGTCAAGCCCGGCGACATGGTCAAGAAAGGAGAGGAACTCTTCAATATATCAATCATGAAGCAGGAAAAATCCATTCTTGCTCCGGTGGACGGCATGGTCGGGCGCGTGCTCAAATTTGCCGATTACCAGGAAGACAAGAAAATGGTACCGGTCAAGGAAGGGGAGCTTCTGGTAGAGCTTGTGCCTGCTCCCCGGAAATGTCCGACCTGTTCGGCTCCGGTGACCCGGGATGACTTCAAGTTCTGTCCGTCTTGCGGCCAGAAGGTATAG
- a CDS encoding biotin--[acetyl-CoA-carboxylase] ligase, with the protein MPILWTPDIEGVTDAFSADHADASAILGPGEPCADRPDERVYLCGPCSSALDVAGYLAGQGCLDPWDSVLSTRQWAGRGQMRRTWISQPGNLFAAWRLPMPPSSWQNMLSVLVGWVMCRGLGELGVPVTLKWPNDILLHGRKIGGILIEERGDVLLAGIGLNIASCPEDADLRRDHACVAANLGGLLRGVSIFGLWLRLVNFGRLRYSTELSDSTPLEFSQLIEPVLAYLGALVRVSDNRSSVCGTYAGVSPDGGIVLLADGERRVLHSGSLRPEGWSEGQI; encoded by the coding sequence ATGCCCATCCTCTGGACTCCTGATATCGAGGGCGTCACGGACGCATTTTCCGCCGACCACGCCGACGCGTCCGCCATTCTCGGTCCGGGCGAGCCTTGCGCCGACCGGCCGGACGAGCGCGTTTATCTTTGCGGACCATGCTCCTCGGCCCTTGACGTGGCCGGATACCTGGCCGGGCAGGGCTGCCTTGACCCATGGGATTCGGTCCTGTCCACCCGTCAGTGGGCTGGCCGAGGGCAAATGCGCAGGACCTGGATTTCCCAGCCCGGCAACCTGTTCGCGGCCTGGCGGCTGCCCATGCCCCCGAGTTCCTGGCAGAACATGCTCTCCGTGCTGGTCGGCTGGGTCATGTGTCGGGGACTGGGCGAGCTTGGGGTGCCGGTAACGCTCAAGTGGCCGAACGATATTCTGTTGCATGGGCGCAAGATCGGCGGAATCCTGATCGAGGAGAGGGGCGATGTGCTCCTGGCCGGGATAGGGCTCAACATCGCGTCATGCCCTGAGGACGCCGACCTGCGCCGGGATCATGCCTGCGTTGCGGCAAATCTGGGCGGGCTTTTGCGGGGAGTGTCCATTTTTGGCCTGTGGTTACGGCTTGTGAATTTTGGTCGGCTCCGTTACAGTACTGAACTTTCTGATTCGACCCCTCTGGAGTTTTCCCAGTTAATCGAGCCTGTTCTAGCCTATCTTGGGGCCTTGGTGCGCGTTTCTGACAATCGATCATCGGTTTGCGGAACGTATGCGGGGGTAAGCCCGGATGGCGGCATCGTCCTTCTCGCCGACGGCGAAAGGCGGGTCTTGCATTCCGGTTCGCTGCGTCCCGAGGGCTGGTCGGAAGGTCAAATATAA
- a CDS encoding CheR family methyltransferase: protein MTSITADEFSVLSKYIYSICGVALDSTKTYLVETRLKSMMQQYGCASYLDLHAKAKADRGGNMEKEIVNAITTNETLFFRDASPFEVFKHKILPDLIDTRSKSASGRNIPIRIWSAACSTGQEVYSIAIALREALGNLSNFQISILGTDISDDAVTKASYGKYNKFEIERGLPQQTLNKYFTLMGDGWKIKDEIRAMAVFKKFNLMKPFAGLGKFDIVFCRNVAIYFTPADKKMVFEKIASVLEPDGSLVIGSTESLTGVTGMFEPKRYMRSIFYQPVAGSSPLTPTGFSYAQTPAPGFAGTTASASVVRPPLPVPRPTPVAAPASPPRPAPRAVPATAAPSDVPPRPAAAVPPTPAPPVRPVEPEPAPIAAAVEQVSPPEEAPRTVAPRPAPVRSQPAQVYRAGDKSDLKRLLMQKKQKSKS from the coding sequence ATGACGAGCATCACCGCGGACGAATTCAGCGTCCTCTCCAAATACATCTACTCCATTTGCGGGGTGGCCCTGGACTCGACCAAGACCTATCTGGTCGAGACGCGGCTCAAATCCATGATGCAGCAGTATGGCTGCGCTTCCTATCTGGACCTGCACGCCAAGGCCAAGGCCGATCGCGGCGGCAACATGGAAAAAGAGATCGTCAACGCCATCACCACCAACGAGACCCTTTTTTTCCGCGACGCTTCCCCCTTTGAAGTCTTCAAGCACAAGATCCTGCCGGATCTCATCGACACCCGCTCGAAATCGGCTTCAGGACGCAACATTCCCATCCGCATCTGGAGCGCCGCCTGCTCCACCGGACAGGAAGTCTACAGCATCGCCATCGCCCTGCGCGAGGCCCTTGGCAACCTGAGCAATTTCCAGATTTCCATCCTCGGTACCGACATCTCCGATGACGCCGTGACCAAGGCGAGCTACGGAAAATACAACAAGTTCGAGATAGAGCGCGGCCTGCCGCAGCAGACGTTGAACAAGTACTTCACGCTCATGGGCGACGGGTGGAAGATCAAGGACGAGATCCGGGCCATGGCTGTCTTCAAGAAGTTCAATCTGATGAAGCCGTTTGCGGGGCTTGGCAAGTTCGACATAGTTTTTTGCCGCAACGTTGCGATATATTTCACTCCAGCCGACAAGAAGATGGTTTTCGAGAAAATTGCCTCCGTCCTTGAGCCCGACGGTTCCCTGGTGATCGGGTCCACCGAGTCCCTGACCGGAGTGACGGGCATGTTCGAGCCGAAGCGCTACATGCGCTCCATTTTCTATCAGCCTGTCGCCGGTTCTTCGCCGCTGACGCCCACGGGCTTCAGCTACGCCCAGACGCCCGCTCCGGGATTTGCCGGGACAACGGCGTCGGCCTCCGTCGTCCGGCCGCCCCTCCCGGTTCCGCGTCCCACGCCCGTGGCCGCTCCGGCGTCTCCGCCGCGTCCGGCTCCACGCGCCGTGCCCGCCACTGCCGCGCCATCCGATGTCCCGCCACGTCCGGCTGCGGCCGTTCCGCCCACTCCCGCGCCTCCCGTGCGGCCGGTCGAACCGGAACCCGCGCCCATCGCCGCCGCTGTCGAGCAGGTTTCTCCCCCCGAAGAGGCTCCGCGCACTGTGGCGCCTCGTCCCGCTCCGGTCCGGTCCCAGCCCGCGCAGGTTTATCGCGCGGGAGACAAGTCCGATCTCAAGCGCCTGCTGATGCAAAAGAAGCAGAAGAGCAAATCCTGA